From a single Coriobacteriaceae bacterium genomic region:
- a CDS encoding metal-dependent transcriptional regulator, whose product MDTTNSSRELHLTVANEDYLECMVRIESEEGETNGVRSVDIAQRLGVSKASVNKAVSALKASELVEQSHYGKVILTDRGREVGTAIWYRHRLIRTFLVQELGVEFERADSEACMMEHALSEDTMSRWLAYLEKQGISVEE is encoded by the coding sequence ATGGATACGACAAATAGCTCGCGCGAACTACATCTGACGGTGGCGAACGAAGACTACTTGGAGTGCATGGTTCGCATTGAAAGCGAAGAGGGGGAAACCAACGGCGTTCGATCGGTCGACATCGCGCAGCGCCTTGGCGTCTCCAAGGCATCGGTCAATAAAGCGGTTTCGGCTCTCAAGGCATCCGAGCTTGTCGAGCAATCGCACTACGGCAAGGTGATCCTGACCGATCGCGGCCGCGAGGTTGGCACGGCTATCTGGTACCGTCATCGCCTCATCCGCACGTTTTTGGTTCAGGAGCTCGGTGTCGAATTTGAGCGAGCCGATTCCGAGGCCTGCATGATGGAGCATGCGCTATCCGAGGACACGATGAGCCGCTGGCTCGCCTATCTCGAAAAGCAGGGAATCAGCGTCGAGGAATAG
- a CDS encoding LCP family protein — MARYSERARQRRRSHTIRHVALIVVLGVLLSATTAAGLWFATIMGKLGDSNVITDNLRRVLVDTDEAKDPFYVLLLGTDGRPGEDTYRADSIILARIDPTQKQATLISVPRDTKVEYKGETMKINACHTVGGAEAMVEAVNELCGVQISHYAEVSFDGMQALIDSVGGIDINATDDVDDPEHLDIKITAGQQHMDGATALTYARCRYTYADGDYTRMRHQRQVLGALANQILNNFDATKIFGLVNSLSDMLVTDMSVQDIVATVNAMRGMDVDGIYSANLPSYADDSTMIDGVSYVFVYEDELKEMMARVEAGEDPKGPNTMGLSDGSSSTIGDLNNNTSEDYAYGTATSSGGSDDSDDSGDGSDNYEEPTGDGNGYEANY; from the coding sequence GTGGCTCGCTATTCCGAGCGCGCTCGTCAACGTCGCCGTAGCCACACGATTCGTCACGTCGCGCTCATTGTCGTGCTTGGCGTGCTGCTGAGTGCCACTACCGCTGCCGGCCTGTGGTTTGCCACCATTATGGGCAAGCTCGGCGATTCTAATGTCATTACTGACAATCTGCGTCGGGTTCTGGTTGACACCGATGAGGCAAAGGATCCGTTCTACGTGCTGCTTCTTGGCACCGACGGCCGTCCGGGCGAGGATACGTATCGTGCCGACTCGATTATCCTGGCACGCATCGACCCCACGCAAAAGCAGGCAACGCTCATTTCCGTTCCGCGCGACACCAAGGTCGAGTACAAGGGCGAGACCATGAAGATCAACGCCTGCCATACCGTTGGCGGCGCCGAGGCCATGGTCGAGGCGGTCAACGAGCTGTGCGGTGTTCAGATTTCCCACTATGCCGAGGTCAGCTTCGACGGTATGCAGGCGCTGATTGATTCGGTTGGCGGTATCGACATTAACGCAACCGATGATGTTGACGACCCCGAGCACCTGGATATTAAGATTACCGCTGGCCAGCAGCATATGGACGGTGCCACCGCCCTTACCTATGCCCGCTGCCGCTACACCTATGCCGACGGCGATTACACGCGCATGCGCCACCAGCGTCAGGTGCTTGGCGCCCTTGCCAACCAGATTCTCAATAACTTCGATGCCACGAAGATTTTTGGCCTGGTTAATTCGCTGTCCGATATGCTCGTAACCGATATGAGCGTTCAAGATATCGTGGCTACGGTCAACGCCATGCGCGGTATGGATGTCGACGGTATCTACTCGGCCAACCTGCCCTCGTACGCCGACGACAGCACCATGATCGACGGTGTGAGCTACGTCTTTGTCTACGAGGACGAGCTTAAGGAAATGATGGCCCGTGTCGAAGCCGGTGAGGATCCCAAGGGCCCCAACACCATGGGCCTTTCCGACGGCTCCAGCTCCACGATCGGTGACCTCAACAACAATACGTCCGAGGACTACGCATATGGCACGGCGACCTCGTCGGGTGGCTCGGACGATTCCGACGATTCGGGCGACGGCTCCGATAACTACGAAGAGCCCACCGGCGACGGCAACGGCTACGAAGCCAACTATTAG
- the pepT gene encoding peptidase T, with product MENTTTNPDVLERFLRYVQINTQSEDANCDQVPSSTVQFDLANVLAEELRELGATDAHVTENAYVCAHIPASAGSENKPALGLIAHLDTTEVAPGAGVAPHIVHYEGGDLVCGIVDGKPVSMSTAKLPALNDLVGEDLVCSDGTTLLGADDKAGVAEIMALVARIAQDPSLPHPALGICFCPDEEIGHGAELLDIEAFGCKYAYTVDGGPVGELEWECFNAAEATVRFEGQSIHPGDAKGRMVNASNLFCDFNALLPYEQRPEYTEGYEGFYHLEGVSATVDHATARYIVRDHDAAKFQQKLELMDAAAALLNQRLGEECVTVEIKHQYRNMAEIVRDYPELIDVAKDAFLACDVEPQVLPIRGGTDGAQLSFRGLPCPNLSTGGYCYHGVNEFVPVSSLVKMTDVLQELVARFA from the coding sequence ATGGAAAACACCACCACGAACCCCGATGTCCTCGAGCGCTTTTTGCGCTACGTCCAGATCAACACGCAGTCCGAGGATGCCAACTGCGACCAGGTGCCGTCGAGCACCGTCCAGTTTGACCTTGCCAACGTGCTTGCCGAGGAGCTGCGCGAGCTGGGTGCGACCGATGCCCATGTAACCGAAAACGCCTATGTCTGCGCGCACATTCCCGCTAGCGCCGGTTCCGAGAATAAGCCCGCCCTGGGCCTGATCGCGCACCTCGATACCACCGAGGTCGCGCCGGGCGCCGGCGTAGCGCCGCACATCGTGCACTACGAGGGCGGCGACCTGGTTTGTGGCATCGTTGACGGCAAGCCCGTGTCCATGAGCACCGCCAAGCTTCCCGCCCTCAACGATCTGGTGGGTGAGGACCTTGTCTGCTCCGACGGAACTACGCTGCTGGGAGCCGACGACAAGGCGGGTGTCGCCGAAATCATGGCACTCGTCGCTCGCATCGCGCAGGATCCCTCCCTGCCCCACCCCGCGCTCGGCATTTGCTTCTGCCCGGACGAGGAAATCGGTCACGGTGCTGAGCTGTTGGATATCGAGGCCTTCGGCTGCAAGTACGCCTACACGGTAGACGGCGGTCCGGTTGGCGAGCTTGAGTGGGAGTGCTTCAATGCCGCCGAGGCAACCGTTCGCTTTGAGGGCCAGTCCATTCACCCCGGCGACGCCAAGGGCCGCATGGTCAACGCGAGCAACCTGTTCTGCGACTTCAATGCCCTGCTCCCCTACGAGCAGCGTCCGGAATACACCGAGGGCTACGAGGGCTTCTATCACCTTGAGGGCGTCTCGGCAACGGTCGACCATGCCACGGCGCGCTATATCGTCCGTGATCACGATGCCGCCAAGTTCCAGCAGAAGCTCGAGCTGATGGATGCCGCCGCCGCACTGCTCAACCAGCGACTGGGCGAGGAGTGCGTAACGGTCGAGATTAAGCACCAGTACCGCAACATGGCCGAGATCGTCCGCGACTACCCGGAGCTGATCGATGTCGCCAAGGATGCCTTCCTTGCCTGCGACGTCGAGCCCCAGGTGCTGCCGATTCGCGGCGGCACTGACGGCGCCCAGCTGTCGTTCCGTGGCCTGCCCTGCCCCAACCTCTCGACAGGCGGTTACTGCTACCACGGCGTCAACGAGTTTGTCCCGGTCAGCTCACTCGTCAAGATGACCGACGTCCTGCAGGAGCTTGTCGCCCGTTTCGCATAA
- the murA gene encoding UDP-N-acetylglucosamine 1-carboxyvinyltransferase has translation MDIIRVEGGHAIGGSVPVSGAKNSALKLMAATLLAPGKTTLQNVPDISDVHVMGKVLKGMGATIDVLDEHTLEIDTSQVDSWEAPYELVAKMRASTAVMGPLLGRFHRAKIAMPGGCNLGARKIDMHILGLEALGVEFDTAHGYINASAPQGLRGTTVTLEFASVGATENLIMASVRAQGTTVIDNAAREPEIVDLANMLNEMGAKIVGAGTPVVTIEGVEELHPVTHRVVGDRIEAGTFIVAGALMADDRGVDVTGFCPIHLGMVLKKMELMGIECERTDDGVHVNRAERIKPVDIQTLPFPGFPTDMQAQIMVLSALADGSSVITENIFENRFMFASELVRMGADIRIESHHAMIHGVKGFSGAQVTSPDLRGGAALVVAGLIADGTTEVSAIHHIKRGYEQFVEKLQALGAHVEHATVPDPVIY, from the coding sequence TTGGATATTATCCGCGTTGAGGGTGGCCACGCCATCGGAGGCTCCGTGCCCGTCTCGGGCGCCAAGAACTCCGCGCTCAAACTCATGGCGGCAACGCTTCTGGCGCCGGGCAAGACGACGCTGCAGAACGTGCCCGATATTTCCGATGTCCACGTGATGGGCAAGGTGCTCAAGGGCATGGGCGCTACGATCGATGTTCTCGACGAGCACACGCTCGAGATTGATACCTCTCAGGTCGATTCATGGGAGGCCCCCTACGAGCTCGTTGCCAAGATGCGCGCTTCCACCGCCGTCATGGGACCCCTGCTGGGCCGCTTCCATCGCGCCAAAATTGCCATGCCGGGCGGCTGCAACCTGGGTGCTCGCAAGATCGATATGCACATTCTTGGTCTTGAGGCCCTGGGCGTTGAGTTCGATACCGCCCACGGCTACATCAACGCCAGTGCGCCCCAGGGCCTGCGCGGCACGACCGTCACGCTCGAGTTCGCCAGTGTCGGCGCCACCGAGAACCTCATCATGGCCTCCGTGCGCGCTCAGGGCACCACGGTTATCGATAATGCCGCTCGCGAGCCCGAGATCGTCGATCTCGCCAACATGCTCAACGAGATGGGCGCCAAGATCGTCGGTGCCGGCACACCCGTCGTGACTATCGAAGGCGTGGAAGAGCTGCATCCCGTTACCCATCGCGTGGTGGGCGATCGCATCGAGGCCGGTACCTTTATCGTCGCCGGCGCGTTGATGGCCGACGATCGCGGTGTCGATGTCACGGGTTTTTGCCCCATCCATCTGGGTATGGTGCTCAAGAAGATGGAGCTCATGGGCATCGAGTGCGAGCGCACCGATGATGGCGTCCATGTGAATCGTGCCGAGCGCATCAAGCCGGTCGATATCCAGACGCTTCCGTTCCCCGGTTTCCCGACCGACATGCAGGCGCAGATTATGGTGCTCTCCGCCCTCGCCGACGGCAGTTCCGTTATTACCGAGAACATCTTCGAGAATCGCTTTATGTTTGCCTCTGAGCTGGTGCGCATGGGTGCCGACATTCGCATCGAGAGCCATCATGCCATGATTCATGGCGTCAAGGGTTTCTCGGGTGCACAGGTTACCTCGCCCGATCTGCGCGGCGGAGCGGCCCTCGTCGTAGCGGGCTTGATCGCCGACGGGACGACCGAGGTTTCGGCTATCCATCACATCAAGCGCGGCTACGAGCAGTTTGTCGAAAAGCTGCAGGCGCTTGGCGCGCATGTCGAGCATGCTACCGTCCCCGATCCCGTCATCTACTAA
- a CDS encoding homocysteine S-methyltransferase family protein yields the protein MDTSYYNRFGAEELTRRLSSETLLAQGPMGSVLLSEYDAADIPPAFWNLAEPQTVSRIHRLYVAAGAQVLITNTFQASSYALKHDQIAPSVAEVNRGAVDDARQAHPQLLLGSMGPIGIEWFAEDSVEYREIRGIAREQAHALLNAGVDGLLIETVTSIRNLQPMLAGARDAADGMPVLVSFVVDDKGDLLGDGLNIEAAVLYAEKHGANSVGVNCCSLAAANAAVPRMVASATTPVTVRPNVGDPVQTQDGPVWHENPEAFARACIEWRHAGAAMVGSCCGTTAITTAAMAEALDI from the coding sequence ATGGATACGAGTTATTACAACCGCTTTGGTGCCGAGGAACTTACGCGCCGCTTGTCGAGCGAGACCTTGTTGGCGCAGGGCCCCATGGGCAGTGTTTTGTTGAGTGAGTACGATGCCGCCGACATTCCACCGGCGTTTTGGAATCTGGCAGAGCCGCAGACCGTTTCTCGTATCCATCGCTTGTATGTCGCCGCCGGCGCGCAGGTGCTCATTACCAATACCTTTCAGGCATCGAGCTATGCCCTCAAGCACGACCAGATTGCGCCGTCCGTGGCGGAGGTCAATCGCGGGGCCGTCGACGATGCCCGCCAGGCGCACCCTCAGCTACTGCTGGGCTCGATGGGCCCGATCGGTATTGAGTGGTTTGCCGAGGACTCTGTCGAGTATCGTGAAATCCGCGGCATTGCGCGCGAACAGGCGCACGCCTTGCTCAATGCTGGTGTTGACGGTCTGCTGATCGAGACGGTGACGTCTATCCGTAATCTGCAGCCCATGCTTGCCGGCGCCCGAGATGCCGCCGACGGCATGCCTGTTCTGGTGAGTTTTGTCGTTGACGATAAAGGCGACCTGTTGGGCGATGGCCTCAACATCGAGGCAGCCGTTTTGTACGCCGAAAAACACGGCGCAAACTCGGTTGGTGTTAATTGCTGTTCGCTTGCGGCCGCGAATGCGGCGGTGCCCAGGATGGTTGCATCGGCGACTACTCCCGTCACGGTGCGTCCCAACGTGGGCGATCCGGTCCAGACTCAGGATGGCCCCGTATGGCACGAGAACCCCGAAGCTTTCGCGCGCGCATGCATCGAATGGAGGCATGCCGGTGCCGCAATGGTGGGCAGTTGCTGTGGAACCACGGCAATCACTACGGCAGCGATGGCCGAGGCGCTCGATATATAA
- the atpC gene encoding ATP synthase F1 subunit epsilon: MRIRIVCPVSCAYEGDAAFVSIPSTDGEFGVLPAHSSEICTIDRGYVRVSDKAMGTVDHTFAVAGGYAQVADDVVTVLAERACDLATVDADKLKADIQGFEEKLGNLSEDDARRAYLYNEIAWCKLKLAQ, from the coding sequence ATGCGTATCCGCATCGTGTGCCCCGTGAGCTGCGCCTATGAGGGCGACGCTGCGTTTGTGTCGATTCCGTCCACGGATGGCGAGTTTGGCGTTCTGCCTGCTCACTCCAGCGAGATCTGCACGATCGACCGCGGTTACGTTCGCGTTTCCGATAAGGCCATGGGCACTGTCGACCACACGTTTGCCGTGGCCGGCGGCTATGCCCAGGTTGCGGACGATGTCGTGACCGTTCTCGCCGAGCGCGCTTGCGATTTGGCGACCGTCGATGCCGACAAGCTTAAAGCTGATATTCAAGGTTTTGAAGAGAAGCTGGGTAATTTGTCGGAGGATGATGCACGCCGCGCCTACCTCTATAATGAAATCGCATGGTGTAAGCTCAAGCTTGCCCAATAG